One Penaeus monodon isolate SGIC_2016 chromosome 42, NSTDA_Pmon_1, whole genome shotgun sequence genomic window, tataaatataatataatatatatatatatatatatatatatatatatatatatatatatatatatatatatataatacatataaacacacagacaaacatatatatatatatatatatatatatatatatatatatatatatatatatatatatataaatatttatagatagatagatatgtgtatatatgcatgtttatatatgcatatatataaatatacacacacaggcctacataatgcagtggaatgaatggctatggaataaacaaacaaacatatacatacagtgtgtgtgtgtgtgtgtgtgtgtgtatgtgtaatatatagaaccactggaccatcgcagtcAAAACcgcacatacacacttatgtatgtgcgtgtatgtatatatatatatatatatatatatatatatatatatatatatatatatatctgtgtgtgtgtgtgtgtatgtgtgtgtgtgtgtgtgtgtgtatgtgtgtgtgagtctgtaaaCAAAATGCATCCGTAAACAAGtactccctacccctccccctctctctctctctctcacacacacacacacacacacacacacacacacacacacacacacaatatatatatatatatatatatatatataaatatatatactatatatatacatatatatacatatttgtgtatgtgtacatatatatatatacatatatatatataatataaatatataatatacatatatatacatataaataaataatatacatatatatttatttatacatatacacatatatatactgtatacatatacatacatatgtatatataatatatatatatatatatatatatatatatatatatatatatatttgcatatatatgtgtgtgagtgtatacctTTACGTTGGTAATCCATACTTTAACAAGTATGTAAAATTGTGTCTCtctgctctccgtctctctctctgtcgatatgtgtatatatatcatacatattatatataaattatatatataattatatatatatattatatatatatatatattatattataatatatatatatatatatatatatatatatatatatatatatatatgtgtgtgtgtgtgtgtgtgtgtgtctgtgtgtgtgtgtgtgtgtgtgtgtgtatgtgtgagagagaggggggggtaggggagtatTTGTTTACGGATGCATTTTGTTTACAGACGCAAAGTTGAATATAATCATcatggatagagaaagaaaaagagaaaactaaacAGCTAAACAGCACTTGAATTATCTACCAATGGCAAAACGATATACTTGTCACAATACATGATCAATCCATACTTTGCATTATATATTCATGGAATATTATCAGAATATGCAATCAGTGGATAAATAGGAAatctaatatttgtatattatgaagACGCTTTCACCCCTCTTCAAACAGGGTAAGCGAGTGACCTTGAACTCGCATGAGCAGAGGATGTGGACCGCTATATAAGCGGCTGAGACACTTCCCCGCCATCAAACGTCAGCCATGTCTCTCAAGGTACACACGCTCCTCCTTACAAGCTTCTCTATGtacaagaaatagaaagaagaacaacaaaatacatatatatatatacatatagatatagatatagatagatagattatagaggcTATAATTAGTTGTGACTTTCAAGTTTGCTTTCCATTTTTAAGTGGAATATTTGTGTCATGTTTCAGGTGATCCTCGTAGCGTGTGTGGCCGCGGTGGCTCTGGCTGATAAGGCTCCAGTGTACCACCAACCACCTGTTTACGCCGCACCCACGTACCACGCTCCCGCCCCTTACAAGCAGCCGGAATACCCAACTGTAAGTACTTAATTCTATGTAACTAAATACTTACTGTATTTACAAGTATCCTCAAGTCTAACAATGTATCTGTCTATTCCTTTGATTTACTGTTATCTTTCTTCAAATAGGCACCACCCAAATACAACTACAACTACGGCGTCGCCGACGGTTACTCTGGCGCCAACTTCGGTCATTCGGAATCCCGAGACGGCTACAAGACCGAAGGCAGctacaccgtcgacctccccgacggccgcaaacagatcgtcaagtacgtggacaacggcgacggtcttgtagctgaggtcacctacgagggcgaggctcagtaccccgaATACAA contains:
- the LOC119599418 gene encoding cuticle protein 8-like; translation: MSLKVILVACVAAVALADKAPVYHQPPVYAAPTYHAPAPYKQPEYPTAPPKYNYNYGVADGYSGANFGHSESRDGYKTEGSYTVDLPDGRKQIVKYVDNGDGLVAEVTYEGEAQYPEYKPTYKPAPYHAPPKYPVY